The Saccharomyces eubayanus strain FM1318 chromosome XIII, whole genome shotgun sequence DNA segment AAGTACTGAAGTGTTTATTGAATATAGGTAacagtttcaaaacaatTAAACTGGCACTATCGTTCTTCATTAATTTCCCCTTTACTACTAGGAGCGTCTGTAGAAATTTCCACTTCATGACTTTCAGAAATTCAGCATCAGCGCTTCGGTCGATTTTCGTGAACCAGGACTCTACGAAGTCCTTAATGATCAAGTCAACAATACTCTCCAATTCTTTACCAATTTGCGCATTCCCTTCACTTATGAATTCTTCAGCTGATCTTAATTCTCTCTCTACCTTCACAGCATTTGGCTTTTCAGGCACAAGGCCAACAAATTTTGGCTGAACCTCTGGTGGGTCAGGTAAAGATTTGAAGAGTACGAGGTAACCAAATATGAAgatgctgaaaagaaatcccaaaagaaaatcagcTATCGACCATCGTATCATAAGTACcaagcaaaacaaaactaaaACCAATTGAAACTGTTGCAAAAGAGTGAGCATACGATACCATATCAAAATGCAAAACGTATGCACTTACGGCGCTTTTCCAAAGCCAGAGAATCTTTTACTCTTTTATGCATTGTGtttgtttacatttttgTAGAGTTCAATACTgcgctgaaaaaaaaaagaataaagaagCAGTAAAAATCCATAAAACTATAACGGTCTGTATATACTGGTTTTTAAATACAAAGTTGGATTGGGTTGCGTATCATTATTGTATGTAGCTTTACATAATTTACAGAGTAACTCAAGCGCCCTTGAATAGCGAATCTTGCAATGTTCTAATATCTCTGCTTATACCCTTGACGAATTCCAGTCTCTTTGgttcatcttccaaaagcTGTTGCTCTTCCAGAGTGGTGGGTATTATTCTCGAATTCAAATACTTTGGATGCGTCAAGAATTTGCTTAGTGCTGCACttaatcttttcttatCATAATCCGAATCTAAACCAATGACTAGTTCTACGACTCTATCCTTATCATCAGAGTTCTTAGATTCAATTAACAGTTCTTGatagtttagtaagtttAACATTTTCTGTAACAAAACCAATTGATTGGTTTCCTTTATCAATGAGCTTGATACCGCTAATTTGTTATCGCCCCAATTGTATATTGTtgatttgatttgtttGCCAAAATATGAGACAAAGAGGCAAGTCTCAGGTAAAACCTTGATGCCTAATTGACTCAATAACAATAGGATGATAGACAACAGACCATTGCTCCAAATGTTATGTAGTCTGGGCGATAATTCAGGTTTGATATCTCCCTGCTGTATAGCCACCGACAGTGGGCTTTCCAGTAAAACAGTATACAGTCCACTATTGATAAATGTATCGGCAATTTGTTCAATCGAACACAATTCAGAGATAAAAGTCAAAGTAATTTGCCCAAGCACTGGTTCATCATTAATTCTAACCAAATGTGCGCTTGAATATAAGTTTAAAATTACTTTCAAAGTCCCTACCTCATTTAAAGATGATGCTAAGATAACATTGAATTTCTTAGAAGGACTCAAATCCGtgattttcttgaacagcGATAGTAATAAAAGTAAATCTTGAGTATTTTCCTCCAAGTTGGCAATCTGTGTGGCATGGTCCGCATTTAGGCTCTTTGTAGAGCACTTATTAATCTGGCATAAGATGTTAGATAGTATCAAGTAAACACCTTTGCTGAATACCGATTCAAAAAACTCCAATAATTGATCAGATACTGACTCGATAAAATGATCACCCGTAGTGACCAACTCTAAAAGGATTAGGGCGGATCTTAATAGAGGTCTATagaaattgtttttgaaagatccGCCAATCATCTTTATaaaatcaatttcatcagatttgaaaattataaaaatcTTGTTTAATAGTTCAActattttcctttcattCAGTGACTTCCCTGATAGCTTGAAAGAATACAAGATATAAAACGCCAATTCAATCCTTTCCAAATATATTTGAGTAAATAGCTGTTTGTCTGAACCAAATTCAATATTCAATTGTAAGAAATGCGCCACTAGGTCAATAAAGCTATCACTTAGTGGATTTGGGCTCCTCTTAACAAATGTGGTGATTAACGCACCCCAAGCCTTTGCAGTAGATATTTCGTAATTCACATACTGTAAATTTAATGAAGCATcgatgatttcttttctaaaatCGTTCTGGTTGATGCTAGGTTCGCACCAATTAGGgtcatttttcaatactaGATCTAATAATTGAATATCGTAACCGAAATTctcgttttcatttatttttgacaagggaattttttgaaatgattTTAATTCCAGACTAGGCCATTGAGCTTGAAATTTGAGATTCAAATCATCATGAAACGTTTTATCGAACCCatcaatttggaaaaaatgaCTGACTAGCTCAAATAAATCTGCTTGGTTCAAAAAGCTTAGAATTTTTGCATTTGAATCGTTTGAGTTATAAATGTACAATGCAAAAATTTCTACAATTCTCGAGACTAATTTGTATTTCTTAATAAGATGAATAGTCTCATCACGAgtcaaattttctttcttttggaacAAAGTTTTGGAgttcttcaatttgttcaataaGATATCCACGAATTTGCAgtctttgatgaaaattttagaaTTTGTCCAAGTGTTTAAAACATATGTGATTGTTTCCAAAAGTTTACAACTGACCTCTTCGGGCATCGAGTCTAGCAGTagagcatttttttgtaaaacaGTTAAAATTGATTTGTTCTTATCTATGGACGATTCATCATTACTGTTTTTGTTAGAGGCAAATTGGCCGGttaagaaaagaattgaTAACCCATCTTGTTTGCTCTCTAGTAAAGTCgtgaagaaaatgtaaaGATTTTGTAAAAGGCCCCAATTTTGTACAGGAGAATTCAAATCAGATAGGACCTCttctaaaaatttcattgacTTAGATTCTCCCAAGAAGGATAACAAAAACGGATATTCGTCATTCCAAGGCGCTTCCACCAAATAACTTAGTAGTTCTATGATTTGAGCTTTCAGAAAAACGTAATTTGGTAAAGTGTAAACGTCGATCAATTTTGAGGAGTTCATGAAAATCAGTTTTTCCAGGTTGCTTGGTTTTAGGTCATGATTACTACCTCTGATGGAAATCAAGAGTTTGCATAACTTAAAAGAGTTATTCATCAATCTGGAATATAGGTTGCCTAAGATCTTGTCTCCCAAAATCTTAGTTGTGGCATCCAATGGCGAAATGAGAATATTCATCAGAGTATTTGGGGCCAAGTCGATGGAGTCCATAGGAGTTAGAAATACCTGCAACAGTTTATTTGCTGAGGGAAAAGTAATCAGTTGATCCTTTTGAGATGGATTCATGGTGAAAACGTTGTGAAGCACATTATAAAAAATCGAAGTCAAATGGAAGGCGATTTCGAATTTTTGTAGGAAGTCATTATATTTCCAACTGTAAtagctttcaaaaatatggaCTGCATGTAGGACCAGCTTGTTGATAATATCAATTTTAGTCCTTTTGGAGATATGACTGTTTTGCAGAGATAAGGAttcttgaatgaaaatGTTTGTTAGTTTAAGCAATTGAATAGTAAATTTGTAATCGCCTGTTGATAATTCAACCGAACCAAGAATCATATTGGAAAGACCTGTCTTCCCGTATTTATCCAATAGTTCTGATCTATTCAAATAAGAAGAGACCAAATGGGGGTAATTTGGTGTGAGCATTGTCAGAAATTCGCAACACTTCACTATTAAATTATAATCCTTCTTTTGTAGTGAAATTTCGAAAATCTCAAAAATTACTTGAATGATCGACGCGTTATTTAGAGCGCTGCTTGTAGTGTCTAGAGAACTCGACAAGCTTGATAATATTTCATTTGATCTCTCCAAGGTTGTCCTTGGATCCACGACATTAGCAATTAATTTTATTATGGATATCATCAGTTCATGGTGTGAGTGATCCAATTGGGTACCCTTTTCCGTATACGAATGTAGTAGATTTTGTAATATTCTACCCACTAGAGACCAACCGTTATATTTGTAAAGAAAGATGATCAGGTTTGAAGTCATAGGTGGCTGCTGGCCATTATCttcttgctgttgttgtttgatGGAAAGTATTTTGGCCTTTGTAGATTTCGGTATCGACATTAAACTATTGGAATTATCTCTTTCTAGAGGGGGCGATACTAGCAAATCGGATTTCAATTCTATCAAATCAGGTATAATGATATCCGAAGAGGAAAACGAAGATGATGCTGTTATGTCTGCTATCAAATCGTAATCCAAGTCGTTTAAGCTATTTTTGGAGATCGCGAACGAATTAATATCTTTCAGTTCGAAATTGGCAAATTCCGTATCGATTAATGATAGATTTATCAAGGGGATAAGTGATTCGTTTAATAGCGGCAATTTAGCCTTTAGGATGCTTAGTTTGTCTTCAAAAGTGTCATTCgtcaagaaattttcaataaattgCCTTGGGGCCTTTGAAACTATCTTGGCGAAAACATGAGAAGTGGATGCTGTTATAGGGATGAAGTTCAAAGagaattccaaaaaaaCTGTAATGATGGTAGTGTAGGTGGGATCAAACGATAATACTTCTGCCAAAGTGTCCAATTCAGGGAAAATGTTTCGTGATTCGGCAAATTGCGCAAATTTGGCTATTTCTGGATCTTCCAATGATTCTGATTGTTGCAATGCTAGTCTATGGTAGAGTATGCAGGACCAAGCATAATGGATCATGGGATGGAAAACGGGATCTTCGTTCACGATACTGGTTGTTAAatcattttccaaagcgGCGTTGATGGTTTCGAAAGTGCGTGAATCGGAATATAAAGGTGATTGAAGGTCAAATTGAGCTACTGCGGTGTTAAGCCCGAGCATCAAAATGGTCGTGATTGCTGTTAGGGACGATATTCTGGAAACAAGCGTTTTTGAAAGGTAACTCAGGTCTTGGAAATTCTGAAACTTATAAAACTGCGATGAAGAAGTGTCGATGGTTTTTTCCGGAGAGCCGACGTGTCTGATAAACTCGACgaattgattttgaaattgaaggaaCCATTGGTTGACGATTCCTACGGGTACTTTTGTATTAAGGATGAGCAAGTTTAAAATCTGTAGGATTAGCAACACAAGCTTCAAATCGGagaaattcttcaattgaACCAGTGAATCTAACGTGACACTGTCTTGATCATCGATCCGGCCTTGCTCCAAGACCGACGCCGTGGTAGTGTCGTACGTCTGCATGATGGACGCTATTAAAGAGAT contains these protein-coding regions:
- the NUP188 gene encoding Nup188p; translated protein: MLINVLNHSTKHNFSLAIPCRRQKKRTPPAMATHSIGNPAQELSFTYVANFINDAAADVSAVDASQLAQIRQFLKTHKATLIQGVSQPKPDVVAPRGDNKLRSLIAHLLQINVDDDPSFAHSEDPGLAAQLFISERSSKLHILYSLLVHPDIDPDVHSFFANDKFNIAERLISLIASIMQTYDTTTASVLEQGRIDDQDSVTLDSLVQLKNFSDLKLVLLILQILNLLILNTKVPVGIVNQWFLQFQNQFVEFIRHVGSPEKTIDTSSSQFYKFQNFQDLSYLSKTLVSRISSLTAITTILMLGLNTAVAQFDLQSPLYSDSRTFETINAALENDLTTSIVNEDPVFHPMIHYAWSCILYHRLALQQSESLEDPEIAKFAQFAESRNIFPELDTLAEVLSFDPTYTTIITVFLEFSLNFIPITASTSHVFAKIVSKAPRQFIENFLTNDTFEDKLSILKAKLPLLNESLIPLINLSLIDTEFANFELKDINSFAISKNSLNDLDYDLIADITASSSFSSSDIIIPDLIELKSDLLVSPPLERDNSNSLMSIPKSTKAKILSIKQQQQEDNGQQPPMTSNLIIFLYKYNGWSLVGRILQNLLHSYTEKGTQLDHSHHELMISIIKLIANVVDPRTTLERSNEILSSLSSSLDTTSSALNNASIIQVIFEIFEISLQKKDYNLIVKCCEFLTMLTPNYPHLVSSYLNRSELLDKYGKTGLSNMILGSVELSTGDYKFTIQLLKLTNIFIQESLSLQNSHISKRTKIDIINKLVLHAVHIFESYYSWKYNDFLQKFEIAFHLTSIFYNVLHNVFTMNPSQKDQLITFPSANKLLQVFLTPMDSIDLAPNTLMNILISPLDATTKILGDKILGNLYSRLMNNSFKLCKLLISIRGSNHDLKPSNLEKLIFMNSSKLIDVYTLPNYVFLKAQIIELLSYLVEAPWNDEYPFLLSFLGESKSMKFLEEVLSDLNSPVQNWGLLQNLYIFFTTLLESKQDGLSILFLTGQFASNKNSNDESSIDKNKSILTVLQKNALLLDSMPEEVSCKLLETITYVLNTWTNSKIFIKDCKFVDILLNKLKNSKTLFQKKENLTRDETIHLIKKYKLVSRIVEIFALYIYNSNDSNAKILSFLNQADLFELVSHFFQIDGFDKTFHDDLNLKFQAQWPSLELKSFQKIPLSKINENENFGYDIQLLDLVLKNDPNWCEPSINQNDFRKEIIDASLNLQYVNYEISTAKAWGALITTFVKRSPNPLSDSFIDLVAHFLQLNIEFGSDKQLFTQIYLERIELAFYILYSFKLSGKSLNERKIVELLNKIFIIFKSDEIDFIKMIGGSFKNNFYRPLLRSALILLELVTTGDHFIESVSDQLLEFFESVFSKGVYLILSNILCQINKCSTKSLNADHATQIANLEENTQDLLLLLSLFKKITDLSPSKKFNVILASSLNEVGTLKVILNLYSSAHLVRINDEPVLGQITLTFISELCSIEQIADTFINSGLYTVLLESPLSVAIQQGDIKPELSPRLHNIWSNGLLSIILLLLSQLGIKVLPETCLFVSYFGKQIKSTIYNWGDNKLAVSSSLIKETNQLVLLQKMLNLLNYQELLIESKNSDDKDRVVELVIGLDSDYDKKRLSAALSKFLTHPKYLNSRIIPTTLEEQQLLEDEPKRLEFVKGISRDIRTLQDSLFKGA